One stretch of Enterobacter sp. RHBSTW-00994 DNA includes these proteins:
- a CDS encoding ABC transporter permease, with translation MDMSVSHTPTSHGRLSRMTALFWRKPSLGLFLLLLAPLMWFGIVYLGSLLTLLWQGFYTFDDFTMSVTPDLTFANIRALFNPANYDIIVRTLVMAIAVTVASAILAFPMAWYMARYTRGKWKAFFYIAVMLPMWASYIVKAYAWTLLLAKDGVAQWFLGHMGLEPVLTSILTIPAIGGNTLSTSGLGRFLVFVYIWLPFMILPVQAALERLPPSLLQASADLGARPRQTLRYVVLPLAIPGIAAGSIFTFSLTLGDFIVPQLVGPPGYFIGNMVYSQQGAIGNMPMAAAFTLVPIILISLYLAFVKRLGAFDAL, from the coding sequence ATGGATATGAGCGTTTCGCATACTCCCACATCCCATGGGCGGTTAAGCCGAATGACCGCGTTGTTCTGGCGTAAACCGTCGCTGGGATTATTCCTGCTTCTGCTCGCCCCGTTGATGTGGTTCGGTATTGTCTACTTAGGATCGCTGCTGACCTTGCTGTGGCAAGGGTTCTATACCTTTGACGATTTCACCATGTCGGTCACGCCGGACCTGACTTTTGCAAACATCCGGGCACTCTTTAATCCGGCAAACTACGACATCATTGTGCGCACGCTGGTGATGGCGATTGCTGTCACAGTAGCCAGCGCCATCCTGGCTTTTCCGATGGCCTGGTACATGGCACGTTATACCCGTGGTAAGTGGAAGGCGTTTTTCTATATCGCGGTCATGTTGCCGATGTGGGCAAGCTATATTGTTAAGGCCTACGCCTGGACACTATTGCTGGCAAAAGACGGTGTCGCACAGTGGTTTCTCGGGCATATGGGGCTGGAGCCGGTTCTGACCTCGATTCTTACGATCCCGGCCATCGGCGGGAATACGTTGTCGACGTCAGGTCTGGGGCGATTCCTGGTCTTCGTCTACATCTGGCTGCCATTTATGATCCTGCCGGTTCAGGCTGCGCTAGAACGTCTTCCTCCGTCGCTCTTGCAGGCGTCAGCCGACCTGGGCGCGCGTCCTCGTCAGACGCTCCGCTACGTGGTGTTGCCGCTGGCGATCCCCGGTATCGCCGCAGGGTCCATTTTTACCTTCTCACTGACGCTGGGCGATTTTATTGTCCCGCAACTGGTTGGGCCGCCGGGCTATTTTATTGGCAACATGGTCTACTCCCAGCAGGGGGCCATCGGGAATATGCCAATGGCGGCCGCGTTCACGCTGGTTCCCATTATTCTTATCTCTCTCTATCTGGCGTTCGTGAAACGTCTGGGAGCATTCGATGCACTCTGA
- a CDS encoding ABC transporter ATP-binding protein, producing the protein MTYAVEFNDVSRLYGDVRAVDGVTIAIRDGEFFSMLGPSGSGKTTCLRLIAGFEQLSGGTITIFGKEASALPPWERDVNTVFQDYALFPHMSILENVAYGLMVKGIDKKKRQSQARDALEKVGLGFADKRKPSQLSGGQRQRVAIARALVNEPRVLLLDEPLGALDLKLREQMQFELKKLQQELGITFIFVTHDQGEALSMSDRVAVFNNGRIEQVDTPRELYMRPRTPFVAGFVGTSNVFDAGIAQRVCGMDGMYALRPEHIRLNEGGEVQVQGVVQAVQYQGAATRFELRLADGAKLLVSQANLSGHPVPANTEPGQQVMASWSREAMVLLHEER; encoded by the coding sequence ATGACGTACGCGGTAGAGTTTAATGATGTTTCCCGCCTGTACGGTGACGTTCGGGCTGTGGATGGTGTCACCATTGCTATTCGTGACGGGGAGTTTTTCTCCATGCTGGGGCCTTCGGGCTCCGGCAAAACCACCTGCCTGCGTCTGATTGCGGGCTTTGAGCAGTTGAGTGGCGGTACGATCACGATTTTCGGTAAAGAAGCCAGCGCGCTCCCGCCCTGGGAGCGCGATGTGAACACTGTGTTTCAGGATTACGCGCTGTTCCCGCATATGTCGATCCTCGAGAATGTGGCTTACGGCCTGATGGTGAAAGGCATCGACAAGAAAAAACGGCAATCGCAGGCGCGCGATGCGCTGGAAAAGGTCGGTCTGGGTTTTGCCGATAAACGTAAACCGTCGCAGCTTTCCGGCGGGCAACGTCAGCGTGTTGCCATTGCGCGCGCCCTGGTCAATGAGCCTCGGGTGTTGCTGCTTGATGAGCCTTTAGGGGCACTCGATCTTAAGCTCCGGGAACAGATGCAGTTTGAACTGAAGAAACTTCAGCAGGAACTGGGTATTACCTTTATTTTCGTCACCCACGATCAGGGCGAAGCGCTCTCGATGTCTGACCGGGTGGCGGTGTTCAACAACGGGCGAATTGAGCAGGTCGATACTCCTCGCGAACTGTACATGCGCCCGCGAACGCCATTCGTAGCTGGTTTTGTTGGCACGTCTAACGTGTTCGATGCGGGCATTGCCCAGCGTGTGTGCGGCATGGACGGTATGTATGCATTGCGACCGGAGCATATTCGTCTGAATGAAGGCGGGGAGGTTCAGGTTCAGGGCGTGGTGCAGGCCGTACAATACCAGGGGGCGGCAACACGCTTTGAGTTGCGACTTGCCGATGGTGCAAAACTGCTTGTGAGCCAGGCCAACCTTAGTGGCCACCCCGTGCCTGCGAATACGGAACCGGGTCAGCAGGTGATGGCATCGTGGTCACGCGAGGCCATGGTTCTGCTGCACGAGGAGAGGTGA
- the ydcS gene encoding putative ABC transporter substrate-binding protein YdcS, translating into MSKKFARSSLCALGMTIMTVQAAEPPKAIGDGEGRLDIIAWPGYIERGQTDKNYDWVTPFEKETGCAVNVKTAATSDEMVSLMAKGGYDLVTASGDASLRLVMGKRVQPINPDLIPNWKTIDPRIVKGEWFNVGGKVYGTPYQWGPNLLMYNTKTFPTPPDSWSVVFVKQDLPDGKTNQGRVQAYDGPIYIADAALFVKATQPALGITDPYQLTEKQYAAVLKVLRDQHALIHRYWHDTTVQMSDFKNEGVVASSAWPYQANALKGENQPIATVFPKEGVTGWADTTMLHAEAKHPMCAYKWMNWSLTPKVQGDLAAWFGSLPVVAEGCKASTLLGDKGCETNGYNYFDKIMFWKTPIAEGGKFVPYSRWTQDYIAIMGGR; encoded by the coding sequence ATGAGCAAAAAATTTGCCCGCAGCAGCCTGTGTGCGCTCGGTATGACCATCATGACCGTGCAAGCCGCTGAGCCACCAAAGGCTATCGGCGATGGGGAAGGACGACTGGATATTATTGCCTGGCCGGGATACATCGAACGCGGTCAGACGGATAAAAATTATGACTGGGTGACCCCGTTTGAAAAAGAGACGGGTTGTGCGGTGAATGTTAAAACCGCTGCGACCTCCGATGAGATGGTCAGCCTGATGGCGAAAGGCGGATATGACCTGGTAACGGCATCCGGTGATGCCTCTCTTCGCCTTGTAATGGGTAAACGCGTCCAGCCGATTAATCCCGACCTCATTCCAAACTGGAAAACCATCGACCCGCGCATCGTCAAAGGTGAGTGGTTCAACGTGGGGGGCAAGGTGTACGGTACGCCGTATCAGTGGGGGCCAAACCTGCTGATGTATAACACCAAAACCTTCCCGACACCACCAGACAGCTGGAGCGTGGTATTCGTCAAACAGGATCTGCCGGACGGCAAAACCAACCAGGGCCGCGTCCAGGCCTATGATGGCCCGATTTACATCGCCGATGCCGCGTTGTTTGTGAAAGCCACACAGCCAGCGCTGGGGATCACCGATCCGTACCAGCTCACGGAAAAACAGTATGCCGCCGTTCTGAAAGTGCTTCGCGATCAGCATGCGTTGATTCACCGCTACTGGCATGACACCACGGTACAAATGAGTGACTTCAAAAATGAAGGTGTGGTGGCATCCAGCGCCTGGCCCTATCAGGCGAACGCCCTGAAAGGTGAAAACCAGCCTATAGCAACCGTGTTCCCGAAAGAGGGGGTCACCGGCTGGGCTGATACCACCATGCTGCATGCCGAAGCGAAACATCCGATGTGTGCCTATAAGTGGATGAACTGGTCGTTGACGCCAAAAGTGCAGGGCGATCTGGCGGCATGGTTTGGCTCGTTGCCGGTGGTGGCTGAAGGATGTAAAGCCAGCACGCTATTGGGCGACAAAGGGTGTGAAACCAACGGATATAACTACTTCGACAAAATTATGTTCTGGAAAACGCCGATTGCGGAAGGTGGGAAATTTGTCCCTTACAGCCGCTGGACGCAGGATTACATCGCCATCATGGGCGGCCGTTAA
- a CDS encoding PLP-dependent aminotransferase family protein — translation MKKYQRLAQQLISQIELGVWLPGDKLPSLREQVASSGMSFMTVGHAYQMLESQGRIVARPQSGYYVASRPTSQQPAPPAQVMRSEVVDINTYIFDVLQASRDPSVVPFASAFPDPRLFPLQQLNRSLANVSKTATAMSVIENLPPGNVDLRHAIARRYAQQGMNISPDEIVITAGALEALNLSLQAVTEPGDWVIVENPCFYGALQALERLKLKALSIAADVREGIDLNALEQALNDYPVKACWLMTNSQNPLGFTLSAEKKAHLIALLTKHNVMLIEDDVYSELYFGREKPLPAKAWDSQDMTLHCSSFSKCLVAGFRIGWVAAGKHARRIQHLQLMSTLSTSSPMQLALVDYLATKRYDAHLRRLRRTLAERKQQAWQALLRHMPSGVKIHHNDSGYFLWLELPAPLDAGLLSEKALTHHISIAPGKMFSTSDAWTPFFRFNTSWAWGEREEHAVRQLGQLISEMLE, via the coding sequence ATGAAAAAATACCAGCGTCTGGCGCAGCAACTTATCTCGCAAATTGAGCTTGGGGTATGGTTACCCGGCGACAAATTGCCGTCACTGCGAGAGCAGGTTGCCAGCAGTGGCATGAGTTTTATGACCGTGGGTCATGCGTATCAGATGCTGGAAAGCCAGGGGCGAATCGTTGCTCGCCCGCAGTCGGGCTACTACGTTGCCTCCCGCCCGACATCCCAGCAGCCTGCTCCGCCTGCCCAGGTGATGCGGAGTGAAGTGGTGGACATCAACACCTATATCTTTGATGTACTCCAGGCCAGCCGTGATCCCTCCGTTGTGCCTTTTGCGTCCGCGTTTCCTGACCCCAGACTTTTCCCGCTTCAGCAACTCAATCGCTCACTGGCTAACGTCAGTAAAACGGCCACGGCGATGAGCGTCATTGAAAATCTGCCGCCGGGCAATGTCGATCTCCGTCATGCCATTGCCCGGCGTTATGCGCAGCAAGGGATGAACATTTCACCCGACGAAATTGTGATCACCGCCGGGGCGCTGGAAGCGCTTAACCTCAGTCTCCAGGCCGTGACCGAGCCGGGCGACTGGGTGATTGTCGAGAATCCCTGTTTTTACGGTGCGCTTCAGGCGCTGGAGCGTTTGAAACTAAAAGCGCTTTCGATTGCGGCAGATGTCCGTGAGGGGATCGACCTGAACGCGCTTGAGCAGGCGCTAAACGATTACCCGGTGAAAGCCTGCTGGCTAATGACCAACAGCCAAAATCCGCTGGGATTTACGCTGAGTGCGGAGAAAAAAGCGCATTTAATTGCGTTATTGACCAAGCACAACGTCATGTTGATAGAAGATGATGTCTACAGTGAACTCTATTTTGGCCGTGAAAAACCGTTGCCCGCCAAAGCCTGGGACAGCCAGGATATGACGTTGCACTGCTCTTCATTCTCGAAATGCCTGGTGGCGGGTTTTCGCATCGGCTGGGTGGCTGCGGGGAAACATGCGCGGCGGATCCAGCATCTGCAGTTAATGAGCACCTTATCAACCAGTTCGCCTATGCAGCTGGCGCTGGTGGATTATCTGGCGACAAAACGCTATGACGCGCACCTTCGACGTCTGCGTCGCACCCTTGCTGAGCGCAAACAGCAGGCCTGGCAAGCCCTGTTACGCCATATGCCATCTGGTGTCAAAATCCACCATAATGACAGCGGATACTTTTTATGGCTGGAGCTGCCTGCACCGCTGGATGCCGGGCTTTTGAGCGAGAAAGCCTTAACCCACCATATCAGCATTGCGCCGGGGAAAATGTTTTCGACATCGGATGCCTGGACGCCTTTCTTTCGGTTCAATACGTCGTGGGCATGGGGAGAGCGAGAGGAACACGCTGTGCGCCAGTTGGGTCAATTAATTAGTGAAATGCTGGAATAA
- a CDS encoding cold-shock protein, translated as MISYIHFRCPCCHGSQYRTSAFDVSEKNPHGAKCIFCKSSMVTLDHLAAAVHAEKAPLDYRK; from the coding sequence ATGATTTCTTATATCCATTTTCGATGCCCATGCTGTCATGGCTCGCAATACCGCACATCCGCTTTTGATGTGTCAGAAAAAAATCCACATGGCGCGAAATGCATTTTCTGCAAATCGTCCATGGTGACTCTCGATCATCTGGCGGCGGCCGTGCATGCAGAAAAAGCGCCACTTGATTATCGTAAGTAA